Proteins found in one Mycoplasmopsis citelli genomic segment:
- the secG gene encoding preprotein translocase subunit SecG translates to MGVLTIVLIIISFFIIIISLLMSPDSNGFSGALVGSGDLDLFKVSKERGVKKILKYSMFTLGALLLIGSIVIRIYFVR, encoded by the coding sequence ATGGGAGTTTTAACAATTGTCTTGATTATCATTTCCTTTTTTATAATTATCATTTCGTTATTAATGTCTCCAGATTCAAATGGTTTTTCAGGAGCCTTAGTAGGTTCAGGAGATTTAGACTTATTTAAAGTTTCAAAAGAAAGAGGGGTTAAGAAAATTCTAAAATATTCAATGTTTACTTTAGGAGCATTGTTACTAATTGGATCAATTGTAATTAGAATTTATTTTGTTAGATAA
- a CDS encoding tRNA1(Val) (adenine(37)-N6)-methyltransferase, producing MKKDLPENLKNRKLLKNSLGFDSNLWIFQDKDMFNYSVDTILLGNFIYLNKKITRALEIGTNNGALSVFVASRSEKLKIDAIEIQEKAAELALFNVEQNNLESQIQVIKADFNDYYKELIKKTSRKYQVIFCNPPFYQFDKTKISKKVSNEKLIATHEIKLTLEDLIFGCSKIIEQKGFLSLVLPVERFVDLCEILRKYKFEPKRIQFIYPRIYDKAKFVLLEARYQAGWGSHFLPNLYLHDQHNKNDHEYLPEIKQLYKPIKI from the coding sequence GTGAAAAAAGATTTGCCAGAAAATCTCAAAAATAGAAAATTACTAAAAAATTCTTTAGGTTTTGATTCGAACTTATGAATTTTTCAAGATAAAGATATGTTTAATTATTCAGTTGATACTATTTTGCTTGGTAATTTTATTTATTTAAATAAAAAAATTACTCGGGCTTTAGAAATAGGAACCAATAACGGAGCTCTTTCGGTATTTGTTGCTTCCAGAAGCGAAAAATTAAAAATTGATGCAATTGAAATTCAAGAAAAAGCAGCAGAATTAGCCCTTTTTAATGTTGAGCAAAATAACTTAGAATCACAAATTCAGGTAATTAAAGCTGATTTTAATGATTATTATAAAGAATTAATTAAAAAGACTTCTCGCAAATATCAAGTTATTTTTTGCAATCCTCCATTTTATCAATTTGATAAAACTAAAATCTCAAAAAAAGTTTCAAACGAAAAATTAATCGCCACTCATGAAATTAAATTAACTTTAGAAGATTTAATTTTTGGGTGTTCGAAAATAATTGAACAAAAAGGGTTTTTAAGCTTAGTTTTACCAGTTGAACGATTTGTTGATTTGTGTGAAATTTTAAGAAAATACAAATTTGAACCTAAAAGAATTCAATTTATTTATCCAAGAATTTACGATAAAGCAAAATTTGTACTTCTTGAAGCTCGTTATCAAGCAGGTTGAGGATCACATTTTTTACCTAATTTATATTTACATGATCAACATAATAAAAATGATCATGAATACTTACCTGAAATTAAACAATTGTATAAGCCAATTAAAATTTAG
- a CDS encoding HPr family phosphocarrier protein — MKEITVKILDPIGLHARPASNLVSVATKFSSNIKLVSNGREANLKSIMNVMALGVKSGSEVTFKFDGTDEDAAFEAIKEVLKKENIA; from the coding sequence ATGAAAGAAATTACAGTAAAAATTCTAGATCCAATTGGTCTACACGCTCGTCCAGCTTCAAATTTAGTTTCAGTGGCAACTAAATTCTCTTCAAATATCAAATTAGTTTCAAATGGAAGAGAAGCTAACTTAAAATCAATTATGAATGTTATGGCTTTAGGTGTAAAAAGTGGATCTGAAGTAACATTTAAATTTGACGGAACTGATGAAGACGCTGCCTTTGAAGCAATTAAAGAAGTTTTAAAGAAAGAAAACATCGCCTAA
- a CDS encoding OppA family ABC transporter substrate-binding lipoprotein, with the protein MKFKKIWLTSLPLLFTSFVVGCASPSQIKSKQNYVRNYNQANQYADGIFPIFENRKYQNDIEKALFAPLLKYNSFDNLIVDKVNNIITQPSKSRLSFYLASAIKLHFADNTSLTYTNDNFTNNTDLNNNYITNLFSSDITSINHPDFWNNLKKAQQITFELKNDLYYSKYNGDLSNNKFQAQDLISNLSPQIMKDFEKQYGVQISAKNNLLIIKSSKNLADSFIKFELMANMIFNPQPINLKAKNNYKDKLYLSKYLPYQNQINLIRLIKNKFSPDKSFNIALNTIDQITLKYNPTPLDIETFRIQQLRSFRQNLISEVPFNIFNNIQKDDILGRSRQYGLREIFQSNNLQINQRFYFANSFDKQKPNQFNDAFKEFYFQNSQASYLFKYYLSRIYSLFAKALYLDNQYYWNSLSLPLMKLNNNKSEHSNIKTLSDAYSEINIQDIYLYSQNTNKKVNYFDLKNSYFTKKNILDFQKQLPSIVFEEIKKELNFIIDKYLNNSQKILQFNVPILDSDSEKEIQLFEYYVNLLNSISPKMRVKVQKTSLKELQENNYFISFQIFEYPNNTIESYFKLIWNNHLTRTYLNNQFAFNNYPILKSIDFNLEKAVKLIQNQNLKAQINLINELNNLIVLPFDTKNIDNSKNLNKVLVQNYYQFPLSSDGIVNFEDIRI; encoded by the coding sequence ATGAAATTTAAAAAAATATGATTAACATCTTTGCCGCTTTTGTTTACTTCGTTTGTGGTTGGATGCGCTTCTCCTTCTCAAATTAAAAGCAAACAAAATTATGTAAGAAATTATAATCAAGCAAATCAGTATGCTGATGGCATTTTTCCTATTTTTGAAAATCGTAAATATCAAAATGATATTGAAAAAGCTCTTTTTGCACCTCTACTAAAATATAATTCCTTTGATAATTTAATTGTCGATAAAGTTAATAACATCATCACTCAACCTTCAAAAAGTCGTTTATCTTTTTATTTAGCATCGGCAATTAAGTTGCATTTTGCTGATAATACTTCACTAACTTATACTAATGATAATTTCACAAATAATACAGATTTAAACAATAACTACATTACCAATCTTTTTTCTAGCGACATTACTTCAATTAATCATCCTGATTTTTGAAACAATTTAAAAAAAGCTCAGCAAATTACATTTGAATTAAAAAATGATCTTTATTATTCTAAATATAATGGTGATTTAAGTAATAATAAATTTCAAGCCCAAGATCTTATTTCAAATTTATCTCCACAAATTATGAAAGATTTCGAAAAACAATATGGGGTGCAAATTAGTGCTAAAAATAACTTGCTTATCATTAAATCTAGCAAAAACTTAGCTGATAGTTTTATTAAATTTGAGCTAATGGCTAATATGATCTTTAACCCCCAACCAATAAACTTAAAAGCAAAAAATAACTATAAAGATAAACTTTATCTTTCCAAATACTTACCTTATCAAAATCAAATAAATTTAATTAGACTAATAAAAAACAAATTTTCACCTGATAAAAGTTTTAATATTGCTCTTAATACTATTGATCAAATAACTTTAAAATATAACCCAACTCCATTAGATATTGAAACATTCAGAATTCAACAACTGCGTTCCTTTAGACAAAATTTAATTTCTGAAGTTCCTTTTAATATTTTTAATAACATTCAAAAAGATGATATTTTAGGTCGTTCACGACAATATGGTTTAAGAGAAATTTTTCAAAGTAATAATTTGCAAATTAATCAAAGATTTTATTTTGCCAATTCTTTTGACAAACAAAAACCCAATCAATTTAATGATGCCTTTAAAGAATTTTACTTCCAAAATTCCCAAGCAAGTTATCTTTTTAAATATTATTTAAGTAGAATTTATTCACTGTTTGCAAAAGCTCTTTATTTAGATAATCAATATTATTGAAATTCATTATCTTTACCATTAATGAAACTAAATAACAACAAAAGTGAACATAGCAACATTAAAACTTTAAGTGATGCTTATAGTGAAATTAATATTCAAGATATTTATCTTTATTCTCAAAATACAAATAAAAAAGTTAATTATTTTGATTTAAAAAATAGTTATTTTACTAAAAAGAATATCTTAGATTTTCAAAAACAATTACCAAGCATTGTTTTTGAGGAAATTAAAAAAGAATTAAATTTCATTATTGATAAATATTTAAATAATTCTCAAAAAATATTGCAATTTAATGTGCCGATTTTAGATTCTGATTCAGAAAAAGAAATTCAATTATTTGAATATTATGTAAATTTATTAAACTCAATATCACCAAAAATGAGAGTTAAAGTTCAAAAGACATCTTTAAAAGAATTACAGGAAAATAATTATTTTATTTCATTTCAAATATTCGAATATCCAAATAATACTATTGAAAGTTATTTTAAATTAATTTGGAATAACCATTTAACAAGAACTTATTTAAATAATCAATTCGCTTTTAATAACTATCCGATTTTAAAATCAATTGATTTTAATTTAGAAAAAGCTGTAAAGCTCATCCAAAATCAAAATTTAAAAGCTCAAATTAATTTAATTAATGAACTTAATAATTTAATTGTGCTTCCATTTGATACCAAAAATATTGATAATTCAAAAAACTTAAACAAAGTTCTTGTACAAAATTATTACCAATTTCCACTATCTAGTGATGGAATAGTTAATTTTGAGGACATTAGAATTTAG
- the metG gene encoding methionine--tRNA ligase, which translates to MSKTFFITTPIYYASGDLHIGHLYTTTLAWVIANYKKLQKYDVKFLTGSDEHGLKIQQKANLEDKSPQEFVDQLAFKYQKMWEEFGISYDFYSRTTSDAHKETVKQIFKYFLEKGFIYKGSYQGLYSVSDEEFLTQNQAVLKNGEYFHPTSDHKLEWVSEESYFFKMGLFEKWLLEYIDSNENFVAPQKVKNEIKNNFLLKGLEDLSLSRTNVSWGIKIDSDPKHTLYVWLDALCNYITALGYKPFTEVQSQDFQKYWESENAEVLHLIGKEISRFHVIYWPIFLKALNLKQPTKIQSHGWIITPTGKMSKSKNNVVNPYNLLEKYHKEMIKYFFVSQIALGEDGIYEEKRFVDTINADLVNNFGNLVSRTLKMIQNSFDKPLKYQKSQNSLDNKIDQEIVNSLKRYQDHFDSLEIDKGLKVAINLSSDLNKYIDDTQPWTLKGNLNRLEEILVRLLNGIYAVNCYLSVVLKEKSKEVLKALNLQEISLDLISDFNKFNQIKTNAPIILFNRIK; encoded by the coding sequence ATGTCAAAAACATTTTTTATTACTACACCGATTTATTATGCTAGTGGAGACTTACATATTGGTCATTTGTACACCACTACATTAGCTTGAGTTATTGCCAATTATAAAAAATTACAAAAATATGATGTTAAATTTTTAACTGGAAGTGATGAACACGGTTTAAAAATTCAACAAAAAGCAAATCTTGAAGACAAATCTCCTCAAGAATTTGTTGATCAATTAGCTTTTAAGTACCAAAAAATGTGAGAAGAATTTGGGATTAGTTATGATTTTTATTCACGAACAACTAGCGATGCACACAAAGAAACTGTTAAGCAAATTTTTAAGTATTTTTTAGAAAAAGGTTTTATTTACAAAGGTTCTTATCAAGGGCTTTATTCAGTAAGCGATGAAGAATTTTTAACTCAAAATCAAGCAGTTTTAAAAAATGGAGAATATTTTCATCCTACAAGCGATCATAAATTAGAATGAGTTTCTGAAGAGAGTTATTTTTTTAAAATGGGCTTATTTGAAAAATGACTTTTAGAATATATTGATTCAAACGAGAATTTTGTAGCTCCACAAAAAGTAAAAAATGAAATTAAAAACAATTTTTTACTTAAAGGACTTGAGGATTTATCATTGTCTCGAACTAATGTTTCATGGGGAATTAAAATTGATTCAGATCCAAAGCATACTTTATACGTATGGCTTGATGCCCTTTGCAATTATATAACTGCACTTGGATATAAACCTTTTACAGAAGTTCAAAGTCAAGATTTTCAAAAATACTGAGAAAGTGAAAATGCAGAAGTTTTGCATTTAATTGGAAAAGAAATCTCTCGCTTTCATGTTATTTACTGGCCTATTTTTCTTAAAGCTTTAAATTTAAAACAACCAACAAAAATTCAATCACACGGTTGAATTATCACTCCAACTGGAAAAATGTCTAAATCAAAAAACAATGTTGTTAATCCTTATAATTTATTGGAAAAATATCATAAAGAAATGATTAAATATTTTTTTGTTAGCCAAATTGCTTTAGGAGAAGACGGAATTTATGAAGAAAAAAGGTTTGTTGATACAATTAATGCTGATTTAGTTAATAATTTTGGAAATTTAGTATCTCGAACTTTAAAAATGATTCAAAATAGTTTTGACAAACCTCTAAAATATCAAAAATCACAAAATTCTCTAGATAATAAAATTGATCAAGAAATAGTCAATTCTTTAAAAAGATATCAAGATCATTTTGATTCATTAGAAATTGATAAAGGCCTTAAAGTAGCAATTAATTTATCAAGTGATTTAAATAAATATATAGATGATACTCAACCTTGAACTTTGAAGGGTAATCTCAATAGATTAGAGGAAATACTAGTTAGACTTTTAAATGGGATTTATGCTGTAAATTGTTATTTAAGCGTAGTATTAAAAGAAAAATCTAAAGAAGTTTTAAAAGCATTGAATTTACAAGAAATAAGCTTAGATTTAATAAGTGATTTTAATAAATTCAATCAAATAAAAACCAATGCTCCTATTATTTTATTTAACAGGATTAAATAA
- the rnr gene encoding ribonuclease R encodes MKIEQIYQFIKNSKSKSFLEIARHFKIKPKDNHQLNKILAILQKDCKVFRNEKDEYYAPELINTTSGVFFASTKGSFGFVDYDIDEENKTKKSVFVKSFNFNGAITNDIVQVNIYVNPHDENNLSYGVITHILERKNDAIIGFIKQKNNTFYFLPTDLRFKNCSWALMPSTTEYKLNDLVVAKILKYEGKIVFIAVEKIITNEADPMVFVKAYLESIKAPENFPKSLASEISEIPDDIYNEDLSNRIDLRDKLIVTIDGEDTKDFDDAINVEKLPNGNWKLGVYIADVSYYVKEDTLLDKEALLRGTSTYLVDRVIPMLPEKLSNGICSLNPDEDRFVLACEMEIDKDGQTIKSNIFQGVINSKFRLTYKNVNHFLDTGFIDTSKHPHLSEQLANMLNQAKELSLIIHKWKTNQGYIDFEIDEPKIKLDEHGFVKDIVINKRGFSEVLIEDFMVRANEVVAQTLYQAKLPLLYRVHEIPNEEKLSTLINSLEVVNLPTPNFKHYQITPKLFADFVEQVKNNRDDDFVKLLFLRTMQKAVYSQNNIKHFGLASDHYCHFTSPIRRYPDLIIHRIIRDYLIDKKAVNVEKLSTKLAEFGELNTASEQKAVQIERKVNDLKFAEYLKSKIGQSFKAQILSVLNFGFFVEFDFKASGLIHKSNLFDGDFEINENATKLVSKNKTYTIGDIVEVTVINVDLVEGKVDCVLTSQYDQYLNKIKRENQDREKRFARKSQK; translated from the coding sequence ATGAAAATTGAACAGATATACCAGTTTATCAAAAACTCAAAAAGCAAAAGTTTTTTAGAAATTGCTCGACATTTTAAGATTAAACCCAAAGACAATCATCAGTTAAACAAAATTCTAGCGATTTTACAAAAAGATTGTAAAGTTTTTCGCAATGAAAAAGATGAATATTATGCTCCTGAATTAATTAATACTACTTCAGGTGTTTTTTTTGCTTCAACTAAAGGAAGCTTTGGTTTTGTTGATTATGATATTGATGAAGAAAACAAAACTAAAAAAAGTGTTTTTGTTAAATCATTTAACTTTAATGGGGCTATTACAAATGATATTGTTCAAGTAAATATTTATGTTAATCCTCATGATGAAAATAATCTTAGTTATGGAGTAATTACTCACATTTTAGAGCGTAAAAATGATGCTATTATTGGTTTTATTAAGCAAAAAAATAATACTTTTTACTTTTTACCAACTGATTTACGCTTTAAAAATTGTTCTTGAGCATTAATGCCTTCAACTACTGAATATAAATTAAATGATTTAGTAGTGGCTAAAATTCTAAAATATGAAGGAAAAATTGTCTTTATTGCTGTTGAAAAAATCATTACCAACGAAGCTGATCCGATGGTTTTTGTAAAAGCTTATTTAGAATCAATTAAAGCTCCTGAAAACTTTCCGAAATCTTTAGCTTCAGAAATTAGTGAAATTCCTGATGATATTTACAATGAAGATTTATCTAATCGAATTGATTTAAGGGACAAACTTATTGTAACTATTGACGGAGAAGACACCAAAGACTTTGATGATGCAATTAATGTTGAAAAACTACCAAATGGAAATTGAAAATTAGGAGTATATATTGCTGATGTTTCCTATTATGTTAAAGAAGATACTTTATTAGATAAAGAAGCTCTTTTAAGGGGAACAAGCACTTATTTAGTGGATCGAGTAATTCCGATGCTACCTGAAAAACTCTCAAATGGAATCTGTTCTCTTAACCCAGATGAAGATCGTTTTGTTCTTGCTTGTGAAATGGAAATTGATAAAGATGGTCAAACAATTAAAAGCAATATTTTCCAAGGAGTTATTAACAGTAAATTTCGATTAACTTATAAAAATGTCAATCATTTTTTAGATACTGGATTTATTGATACAAGCAAACATCCACATTTATCAGAACAATTAGCAAATATGCTCAATCAAGCAAAGGAGTTAAGCTTAATTATTCACAAGTGAAAAACTAATCAAGGATATATCGATTTTGAAATTGATGAACCTAAAATTAAGCTTGATGAACACGGATTTGTTAAAGATATTGTTATTAATAAACGAGGATTTAGTGAAGTTTTAATTGAAGATTTTATGGTAAGGGCTAACGAAGTAGTTGCTCAAACCCTTTATCAAGCAAAATTACCACTTTTATACCGAGTTCATGAAATTCCTAATGAAGAAAAATTATCAACTTTAATTAATTCTCTTGAAGTAGTTAATTTACCCACCCCAAATTTTAAACATTATCAAATTACACCAAAATTATTTGCAGATTTTGTAGAGCAAGTTAAAAATAATCGGGATGATGATTTTGTCAAATTACTTTTTTTAAGAACTATGCAAAAGGCCGTTTATTCACAAAATAACATCAAACACTTTGGACTTGCTAGCGATCACTATTGTCATTTTACCTCTCCAATTCGAAGATATCCAGATTTAATTATTCATCGAATTATTAGAGATTATTTAATTGATAAAAAAGCTGTTAATGTCGAAAAATTGAGTACAAAACTTGCAGAATTTGGTGAATTAAATACCGCAAGTGAGCAAAAAGCAGTCCAAATTGAACGAAAAGTTAACGATTTAAAATTTGCTGAGTACCTAAAAAGTAAAATTGGACAAAGCTTTAAAGCTCAAATTTTGAGTGTTTTAAATTTTGGATTTTTTGTGGAATTTGATTTTAAAGCAAGCGGATTAATTCATAAAAGTAATTTATTTGATGGAGATTTTGAAATTAATGAAAATGCAACTAAATTAGTTTCAAAAAATAAAACTTATACTATTGGGGATATTGTTGAAGTTACTGTTATTAATGTTGATTTAGTTGAAGGAAAAGTTGATTGTGTTTTAACAAGCCAATATGATCAATACTTAAACAAAATAAAGAGGGAAAATCAAGATCGTGAAAAAAGATTTGCCAGAAAATCTCAAAAATAG
- a CDS encoding ABC transporter permease subunit, with protein MKALNIVLKKGLWGLVSLFLVLSLSFFILSFIISPVGNILTNYFKYLGSIFSFKFGFIVNSNNQISFGKVGEFYDFYFQKSLLLIIPSFIISLLFGLIFGSLSAYIKNKFFDQFIVGTLYLFSSLPIFILAPILIIYSEQINWPSLIIEPEEYQIASVIQSLFFPNLLIFVLCMSFFTLKVKESTSEVLKQTYIKFARAKGISETRIFFKHVLKNAFVNFSSSITVLYAFVLSYSLIVERVFQLQGQSIILINAFSQGEIYLILYFIFATVISIIIFQLIIELILVSANPIYKDNLYKSVFTFKRRFNEQ; from the coding sequence ATGAAAGCCTTAAATATAGTGCTAAAAAAAGGATTATGAGGACTTGTTTCCTTATTTTTAGTACTAAGTCTTTCATTTTTTATTTTGTCCTTTATTATTTCACCAGTTGGTAATATATTAACTAATTACTTTAAATATCTTGGAAGTATTTTTAGTTTTAAATTTGGCTTTATTGTTAATTCAAATAACCAAATTTCTTTTGGTAAGGTTGGGGAGTTTTATGATTTTTACTTTCAAAAAAGCTTGCTCTTAATTATCCCTTCTTTTATAATTTCGTTACTATTTGGACTTATTTTTGGAAGTTTAAGTGCTTATATTAAAAATAAATTTTTTGACCAATTCATTGTTGGAACTTTATATTTATTTTCTTCACTACCGATTTTTATTTTAGCTCCTATTTTAATTATTTATTCAGAACAAATTAACTGGCCTTCTTTAATTATTGAACCTGAAGAATACCAAATTGCATCAGTAATTCAAAGTCTATTTTTTCCGAATTTACTTATTTTTGTATTATGTATGTCTTTTTTTACTTTAAAAGTTAAAGAATCTACTAGTGAAGTTTTAAAACAAACATACATTAAATTTGCTCGAGCAAAGGGAATTTCAGAAACAAGAATTTTCTTTAAACATGTGTTGAAAAATGCATTTGTAAATTTTTCTTCTTCAATTACTGTTTTATATGCTTTTGTCCTTTCGTATTCATTAATTGTAGAAAGAGTGTTTCAACTTCAAGGTCAAAGCATTATTTTAATTAATGCATTTAGTCAAGGTGAAATTTATTTAATTTTGTATTTTATTTTCGCAACAGTAATTTCAATTATCATCTTTCAACTTATTATTGAATTAATATTAGTGTCAGCAAATCCAATTTATAAAGATAATCTTTATAAAAGTGTGTTTACTTTCAAAAGGAGATTTAATGAACAATAA
- the tsf gene encoding translation elongation factor Ts produces the protein MADSKLEKIKELRARTNSALVDVKKALEATDYNMDAAIAWLKENGIVKAAKKAGRVAAEGVVSAYGDRNNAVLVEVNSETDFVVKNDKFNKLVNEITPAIFNSRVNTLEEALKVKLADGQSVEEALTEATAVIGEKITLRRIMCINSGENQVLGIYVHANNQVASVVVVNGEKADVARNVAMHVSAMNPEFTLVSDMPAERMQEIKNGFEKPAGFDSKPLNIQEKIQEGWLNKQLSEFVLTHQPFVMDDGVSVEKYLANNSSSLVKSFRFEVGEGIEKVQSNFAEEVAAAANLK, from the coding sequence ATGGCTGATTCAAAATTAGAAAAAATCAAAGAATTAAGAGCAAGAACTAATTCTGCTCTTGTTGATGTTAAAAAAGCTCTTGAAGCAACCGATTATAATATGGACGCTGCAATTGCTTGGTTAAAAGAAAATGGAATTGTAAAAGCTGCTAAAAAAGCAGGTCGTGTTGCCGCAGAAGGTGTAGTTAGTGCATATGGTGACCGAAATAATGCAGTTCTTGTTGAAGTTAATTCAGAAACTGACTTTGTTGTTAAGAATGATAAGTTTAATAAGTTAGTTAATGAAATTACTCCTGCTATATTTAACAGCAGAGTTAATACACTTGAAGAAGCTTTAAAAGTTAAATTAGCTGATGGACAAAGCGTTGAAGAAGCTTTAACTGAAGCTACCGCCGTAATTGGAGAAAAAATTACCCTTAGACGGATTATGTGTATTAACTCTGGAGAAAATCAAGTTTTAGGAATTTATGTTCATGCAAATAACCAAGTTGCATCTGTTGTAGTTGTAAATGGTGAAAAAGCTGACGTTGCAAGAAATGTTGCTATGCATGTTTCTGCGATGAACCCTGAATTTACTCTTGTTTCAGATATGCCTGCTGAAAGAATGCAAGAAATTAAAAATGGTTTCGAAAAACCTGCTGGGTTTGATTCAAAACCATTAAACATTCAAGAGAAAATCCAAGAAGGTTGATTAAATAAACAACTATCAGAGTTTGTTTTAACACACCAACCTTTTGTTATGGATGATGGGGTTTCAGTAGAAAAATACTTAGCCAATAATTCAAGTTCTTTAGTAAAATCATTTAGATTTGAAGTTGGAGAAGGAATCGAAAAAGTTCAATCTAATTTTGCTGAAGAAGTAGCTGCGGCTGCAAATTTAAAATAA
- a CDS encoding ABC transporter permease, protein MNNKFSFTKVNSTYLENQNFKNSVNYSLTKRFFKNKLNLTLVIITICWIFGIWIANLTYQNSSYIPDHDSFLTYNLPSSLYPIISRSFDKGPYTDYLFKLQDQGIIKLDNIKNFQSTFTITFNPYNVIEAISGKHLFYLLGTNYNGVDNLAILLNSFSLTFLILLISALIQGILGIYIGTTLGYFYQGKTSKISFWIISVLMIIPFLFLNIIVFSLSGYSFIKAILILGIIGFFAIFYFAYNNTVIIMQKQYILAYKVLGLSPWKIIYRIVKINFFTCLPLLAEQLSLGLISLASLAFFNISDIYQHANIGNLYKQIIDNPSNIGLFICTFTISILFIILWKMLAINVAKNFWNR, encoded by the coding sequence ATGAACAATAAATTTTCGTTTACCAAAGTAAATAGTACTTATTTGGAAAATCAAAACTTCAAAAATTCCGTAAATTACTCACTTACTAAAAGATTTTTTAAAAATAAGTTAAATCTAACTTTGGTAATTATTACTATTTGTTGGATTTTTGGTATCTGAATTGCTAATTTAACTTACCAAAATTCTAGTTATATTCCTGATCATGATAGCTTTTTAACTTATAATCTTCCTTCTTCGCTTTATCCGATAATTAGTCGCTCTTTTGACAAAGGGCCTTATACTGATTATTTATTTAAACTTCAAGATCAAGGAATAATTAAGCTAGATAATATAAAAAATTTTCAATCTACTTTTACAATAACTTTTAATCCTTATAATGTCATTGAAGCTATTAGTGGAAAACATCTTTTTTATTTACTAGGAACAAATTACAATGGAGTAGATAATTTAGCCATTTTACTAAATTCTTTTTCGTTAACGTTTTTAATTTTACTAATATCTGCACTAATTCAGGGAATATTAGGAATTTATATCGGAACAACATTAGGATATTTTTATCAAGGAAAAACTTCAAAAATTTCCTTTTGAATTATTAGCGTACTAATGATTATTCCATTTTTGTTTTTAAATATTATTGTTTTTAGTTTAAGTGGATATTCATTTATTAAAGCAATTTTAATTTTAGGAATTATTGGATTTTTTGCTATTTTTTACTTTGCATATAACAATACTGTAATAATTATGCAAAAGCAATACATTCTTGCTTATAAAGTTTTAGGTCTTAGTCCTTGAAAAATTATTTATCGAATTGTAAAAATAAACTTTTTCACATGTTTACCGCTACTTGCTGAGCAACTTTCTCTTGGACTTATTTCATTAGCTTCACTTGCTTTTTTTAATATCTCCGATATTTATCAACATGCAAATATCGGAAATTTATATAAGCAAATTATCGATAATCCTTCAAATATCGGATTATTTATTTGCACATTTACCATTTCGATTTTATTTATTATTTTGTGAAAAATGCTTGCAATTAATGTGGCAAAAAACTTTTGAAATAGATAG
- the rpsB gene encoding 30S ribosomal protein S2 — MENKKTVAERPVKQQQTPIVSKDKLLEAGAYFGHKAKDWNPKMKEYLVPNKKNKGSHIIDLTKTQKYLEFAYSLVNKLASKNASFIFVGTKKQAKKVIQEAAQRVGAHYVSERWLGGTLTNSRTIMSSVKTMDELEAKKAQGYKGYTKKEALEFDKKLEKLHKNLDGIKNMKSLPQIMIVADPIEDAIAVKEARRKKVKVISLLDSNANPDSVDFGIPANDDSAKSITLIITILADAIAKAQNKEQLYAYQPDEKVVLPEFQSKKVEQQPLN, encoded by the coding sequence ATGGAAAACAAAAAAACTGTTGCTGAAAGACCAGTAAAACAACAGCAAACACCTATTGTTTCAAAAGATAAGTTATTAGAAGCTGGGGCATATTTTGGACACAAAGCTAAAGATTGAAATCCAAAAATGAAAGAATATTTAGTTCCAAATAAAAAAAATAAAGGTTCTCATATTATTGATTTAACTAAAACCCAAAAATATTTAGAATTTGCTTATTCGCTTGTAAACAAATTAGCTTCAAAAAATGCTTCATTTATTTTTGTAGGAACCAAAAAACAAGCTAAAAAAGTAATTCAAGAGGCAGCACAAAGAGTTGGTGCTCATTATGTTTCAGAAAGATGACTTGGTGGAACATTAACAAATAGTCGTACCATTATGTCAAGTGTAAAAACAATGGATGAACTTGAAGCTAAAAAAGCACAAGGATACAAAGGATACACTAAAAAAGAAGCACTTGAATTTGATAAAAAATTAGAAAAACTTCACAAAAACTTAGATGGTATTAAAAATATGAAATCGCTACCTCAAATTATGATTGTAGCTGACCCTATTGAAGATGCAATTGCTGTTAAAGAAGCAAGAAGAAAAAAAGTCAAAGTTATTTCACTTCTTGATTCAAACGCAAACCCAGATTCGGTTGATTTTGGAATTCCTGCAAATGACGATTCTGCAAAATCAATTACACTTATTATCACAATTTTAGCTGATGCAATCGCTAAAGCTCAAAACAAAGAACAACTTTATGCATACCAACCAGATGAAAAAGTTGTTTTACCAGAATTTCAATCAAAAAAAGTTGAACAACAACCACTTAATTAA